A single Sulfurimonas aquatica DNA region contains:
- a CDS encoding CinA family protein codes for MKLHLIFIGNKFIYNRSLREYILRKIENESEFINSITYFKASDSSLFLYLEEELNSSDQIIIISTKKNFSTVGKLICTATSDSQILREGMLIPQKASLFEDRSYLLEYNNSIVNVLQIDEGESLPQLLLQATSTKATIHVFEEAEEDLITILNPIAQTYEVQFDVTLQVEGWLRVDIFSKKYGDISKFIHGAKKLLPKKLIPSSNIVLYIIEKLSASSKKITFSESCTGGLLSYYFTKENGASKILDGSLVTYSNSLKENWLAVSHSVIEENGAVSKEVVREMSEGCISVSGADYALSVSGIAGDTGGTTEKPVGTVYIGVRSKEVHEEEHLHFHGDRNYVQSQTVLYAVKMLLLIDKETFF; via the coding sequence ATGAAGTTACATCTAATATTTATCGGGAATAAGTTTATTTATAACAGATCACTGCGAGAGTATATACTCCGTAAAATTGAGAATGAGAGTGAATTTATAAACTCAATAACGTATTTTAAAGCAAGTGATAGTTCACTTTTTTTATATCTAGAAGAAGAGCTTAATTCAAGTGATCAAATAATTATAATATCAACAAAGAAAAACTTCTCTACAGTAGGCAAACTTATATGTACAGCTACAAGTGATAGTCAAATACTAAGAGAGGGAATGCTCATACCTCAAAAAGCCTCTCTGTTTGAAGATAGAAGTTACTTGCTCGAATATAACAATTCAATAGTAAACGTACTGCAAATAGATGAAGGTGAAAGTCTTCCTCAACTGTTACTTCAAGCGACTAGCACTAAAGCGACTATACACGTATTTGAAGAAGCAGAAGAAGATCTTATAACTATACTTAATCCAATAGCGCAAACATATGAAGTGCAATTTGACGTAACGCTTCAAGTGGAAGGTTGGCTTAGGGTGGACATATTTAGCAAAAAATATGGAGATATCTCTAAGTTCATTCATGGTGCAAAAAAGTTACTTCCTAAAAAGTTAATTCCATCTTCAAATATCGTCTTGTATATCATTGAAAAACTCTCAGCATCCTCAAAAAAAATTACTTTTTCTGAAAGTTGTACGGGAGGCTTACTTAGTTATTATTTTACAAAAGAAAATGGTGCTTCAAAAATTCTTGATGGCTCTTTAGTTACTTACTCAAACTCTTTAAAAGAGAATTGGCTTGCAGTTTCACATAGTGTAATAGAAGAAAATGGAGCGGTAAGTAAGGAAGTTGTTAGAGAAATGAGTGAAGGCTGCATAAGTGTAAGTGGGGCTGACTATGCACTTTCTGTAAGTGGAATTGCTGGAGATACCGGAGGTACTACTGAAAAACCTGTAGGCACTGTATATATAGGTGTTAGAAGTAAAGAAGTACATGAAGAAGAACATCTCCATTTTCATGGAGATAGAAATTATGTGCAGAGTCAAACAGTTCTATATGCTGTAAAAATGCTTCTTCTCATAGACAAAGAGACTTTTTTCTAA
- the ileS gene encoding isoleucine--tRNA ligase: protein MDYKDTLLLPTTSFEMRGNLPNKEPLKYASWDEKKIYEKMKKNRKDAPSFTLHDGPPYANGHIHIGHALNKVLKDIIIKHNYFNGKSVRFTPGWDCHGLPIEQQVEKKLGGKQKKEQLETAQIRKLCREHAAKFVDIQRDEFKQLGIIADWKNPYVTMDFKFEANIYRTLCGVAKKGLLIERSKPVFWSWAERTALAEAEVEYEDKESHSIYIAFELSDEAKAKLGIEGKAAPIIWTTTPWTIPANTGISLNPDEEYILTTDGFIVAKELFEASKEEGLFTGSISKTFKATEFENLEAINPLNGRTSRIILGEHVLVDNGTGCVHTAPGHGEDDYRIGLVYDLEVVMPVDETGCYDNTIVREKLIPNAEDFVGRHIFKSNDDLIELMGDAVVKVGKFTHSYPHCWRSHTPLIFRATKQWFISVDEKPAEQDNTLRDIALSEIEKTLFVPETGRNRLKSMVENRPDWCISRQRDWGVPIAFFRVKATDEVILDEKVLNYVAMIFEMQGSDAWYSMPTEMLLYPGAGYKADEVEKVTDILDVWFDSGSTWNSVLKSRNYDAGKYQADLYVEGSDQHRGWFQSSLFLSAAVEHKAPYKGVLTHGFTVDDKGEKMSKSKGNVIAPDKVLKEYGSEILRLWVASSDYQGDLKISQGILKQISENYRKLRNTFRIMLANINDLETLTPYEEMGELDKWILNVSKNTFNEAHKSFSEYNFVHGMSTLNNFIANELSGMYIDMTKDSLYCNEKNGSRRKASQSAMAIITKSLLLLMAPILTYTADEIVENAPAIIKGDAEDIFDMVYSEIEVGETDFDAEYMVKAREGFGSVVDGLKKEKVIKSTLELVIYTESKVTLSLDPADAEDWFVVSGIIEDKSDIEALGSFKVDDETFIVAKASDFKCPRCWKFQAKKEECTCARCEEVVSA from the coding sequence ATGGATTACAAAGATACACTACTTTTACCTACTACTAGTTTTGAGATGAGAGGCAATCTTCCAAACAAAGAACCTTTGAAATATGCTTCTTGGGATGAAAAGAAAATTTACGAAAAAATGAAAAAAAATCGTAAAGACGCGCCTAGTTTCACCCTTCATGATGGACCTCCATATGCAAATGGACATATTCATATTGGTCATGCACTCAACAAAGTACTTAAAGACATTATCATTAAGCATAACTATTTTAATGGTAAATCAGTTCGTTTTACTCCAGGTTGGGATTGTCATGGTCTACCAATAGAGCAACAAGTTGAAAAAAAACTTGGTGGTAAGCAAAAAAAAGAGCAACTTGAAACTGCTCAAATTAGAAAACTATGTCGTGAGCATGCTGCAAAATTTGTAGATATCCAAAGAGACGAGTTTAAACAACTGGGAATAATCGCTGATTGGAAAAACCCTTATGTAACGATGGACTTCAAATTTGAAGCAAATATCTATAGAACTCTTTGTGGAGTAGCAAAAAAGGGACTTTTGATAGAGCGTTCAAAACCTGTTTTTTGGTCTTGGGCTGAAAGAACCGCTCTTGCTGAAGCTGAAGTAGAGTATGAAGACAAAGAGTCTCACTCAATCTACATCGCGTTTGAACTGAGTGATGAAGCTAAAGCTAAACTAGGAATAGAGGGAAAAGCCGCTCCTATTATCTGGACAACAACGCCATGGACTATCCCTGCCAATACTGGTATCTCGCTAAACCCAGATGAAGAGTATATTCTTACAACTGACGGATTTATAGTTGCTAAAGAGCTTTTTGAAGCTTCAAAAGAAGAGGGATTATTTACAGGTAGTATCTCTAAAACGTTTAAAGCGACAGAGTTTGAAAACCTAGAAGCGATCAATCCACTCAATGGTAGAACTTCACGTATAATTCTTGGTGAACATGTTTTAGTAGACAATGGTACAGGCTGTGTTCATACTGCACCTGGTCATGGTGAAGATGATTACCGTATTGGCCTTGTGTATGATTTAGAAGTTGTTATGCCAGTTGATGAAACAGGATGTTATGACAACACTATCGTTCGTGAAAAACTCATTCCAAACGCCGAAGATTTTGTGGGCCGTCATATCTTTAAATCGAATGATGATTTAATCGAACTAATGGGAGACGCAGTAGTAAAAGTTGGCAAATTTACTCACTCATACCCACACTGTTGGCGTTCACATACTCCACTTATCTTTAGAGCTACAAAACAGTGGTTTATATCCGTTGATGAAAAACCTGCAGAGCAAGACAATACGCTAAGAGACATCGCGTTAAGCGAGATAGAAAAAACTCTTTTCGTTCCCGAGACTGGAAGAAATAGACTCAAATCTATGGTAGAAAACCGTCCTGACTGGTGTATATCTCGTCAACGTGATTGGGGTGTGCCAATAGCGTTCTTTAGAGTTAAAGCTACTGACGAAGTTATACTTGATGAGAAAGTTTTAAACTACGTCGCTATGATATTTGAGATGCAAGGAAGTGACGCCTGGTACTCAATGCCTACAGAAATGCTTCTCTATCCTGGAGCTGGTTACAAAGCTGATGAAGTTGAAAAAGTAACAGACATCTTAGACGTATGGTTTGACTCTGGTTCAACTTGGAATAGCGTTTTAAAATCTCGTAACTATGATGCTGGTAAATACCAAGCCGACTTATACGTAGAGGGAAGTGATCAACATCGTGGTTGGTTCCAATCTTCACTCTTTCTATCTGCCGCAGTTGAGCATAAAGCGCCATATAAAGGCGTTTTAACTCACGGTTTTACTGTTGATGACAAGGGCGAGAAAATGTCCAAGTCAAAAGGCAATGTTATAGCGCCTGATAAAGTACTCAAAGAGTACGGAAGTGAAATCCTGCGTTTATGGGTTGCTTCATCTGATTATCAAGGTGATTTAAAAATCTCTCAAGGAATTTTAAAACAGATATCTGAGAACTATAGAAAACTTAGAAATACTTTTAGAATTATGCTTGCAAATATAAATGACCTTGAAACACTTACTCCCTACGAAGAGATGGGTGAACTTGATAAGTGGATTTTAAATGTTTCTAAAAATACGTTTAATGAAGCTCATAAATCATTTTCAGAGTATAACTTTGTTCATGGAATGAGTACACTTAACAACTTTATAGCAAATGAGCTGAGTGGTATGTATATAGATATGACAAAAGATTCTCTTTACTGTAATGAGAAAAATGGCTCACGTCGTAAAGCAAGTCAAAGTGCAATGGCAATCATCACAAAATCTTTACTTCTTTTAATGGCTCCTATTTTAACTTATACGGCTGATGAGATAGTTGAAAATGCTCCAGCTATCATTAAAGGTGATGCTGAAGATATCTTTGACATGGTTTATTCAGAGATTGAAGTGGGTGAGACAGACTTCGACGCTGAGTATATGGTCAAAGCTCGTGAAGGCTTTGGCTCAGTCGTAGATGGACTTAAAAAAGAAAAAGTCATCAAAAGCACTCTTGAATTAGTTATATATACTGAATCTAAAGTAACCCTATCGCTTGACCCGGCCGATGCTGAAGATTGGTTTGTGGTATCTGGCATCATTGAGGATAAATCTGACATAGAAGCTCTTGGAAGTTTTAAAGTCGATGACGAAACATTTATAGTAGCTAAAGCTAGTGATTTTAAATGTCCAAGATGTTGGAAGTTCCAGGCTAAAAAGGAAGAGTGTACATGTGCAAGATGTGAAGAGGTTGTGAGTGCCTAA
- a CDS encoding PAS domain-containing protein, translating to MKQQELVFDFINTLSYPVVLVTQEQEDAEYIVSYSNQKMKNILNHKESLEPQLPSSFLEILDSHKEEIDANGIMVNNIEFSDKFYNINIIKNLNHILITFIEIEMENLFESITFKDIGSACSAMIVVLNDKGELVDANECFLAFVGIKKEEVLFKNFFQSFIPGSVEQLNQHFSKLLENDTNNNHFVTPLKDINGDGYRINWQVSKMVRQNQNFIIAVGSDISSLIEQSNNFKEKLDSIKVGFEYFPFAVGYMNSTGTFTTINKKFMKMFHIKDENAHIDFNQIPFFKKNIDFDQMSENIKLIKELSYKVKYPTKNKVLNISVDIRMLSGKKESSKLYIVVAHKIKS from the coding sequence ATGAAACAACAAGAGCTCGTGTTTGATTTTATTAATACTCTATCTTACCCTGTTGTACTAGTTACTCAAGAACAAGAAGATGCAGAGTATATAGTTTCATATTCTAATCAAAAAATGAAAAATATTTTAAATCATAAAGAGTCTTTAGAACCTCAACTTCCGAGTAGTTTTCTTGAGATTTTAGACTCTCATAAAGAAGAAATTGATGCAAATGGTATCATGGTCAATAATATTGAGTTCTCAGATAAATTTTACAATATTAATATTATTAAAAATTTAAATCATATTTTAATAACTTTTATAGAAATTGAAATGGAGAACCTATTTGAGAGCATTACTTTTAAAGATATAGGAAGTGCATGTAGTGCAATGATTGTTGTTCTTAATGATAAAGGAGAACTTGTAGATGCAAATGAATGCTTTTTAGCTTTTGTTGGAATAAAAAAAGAGGAAGTACTCTTTAAGAATTTTTTTCAATCTTTCATTCCAGGTAGTGTTGAGCAGTTAAATCAGCATTTTTCAAAACTATTGGAAAATGATACTAACAATAACCATTTTGTTACACCTCTTAAAGATATAAATGGAGATGGATATAGAATTAATTGGCAAGTATCTAAAATGGTAAGACAAAATCAAAACTTTATCATAGCAGTTGGAAGTGATATTAGCTCACTCATAGAACAGAGTAATAATTTTAAAGAGAAGCTAGATAGTATAAAAGTTGGTTTTGAGTACTTTCCTTTTGCTGTAGGGTATATGAACTCAACTGGTACATTTACTACAATAAATAAAAAATTCATGAAAATGTTTCATATAAAAGATGAAAATGCTCATATAGATTTTAATCAGATACCTTTTTTCAAAAAAAATATCGACTTTGATCAAATGAGTGAAAATATTAAACTTATAAAAGAACTTAGTTATAAAGTAAAATATCCAACTAAAAATAAAGTTCTAAATATTAGTGTTGACATAAGGATGTTAAGTGGCAAAAAAGAGTCATCAAAGCTCTATATTGTAGTAGCTCATAAAATTAAGTCTTAA
- the gatA gene encoding Asp-tRNA(Asn)/Glu-tRNA(Gln) amidotransferase subunit GatA, with translation MITLKEALQLSKEELNKFKDELKAKIEANPDLNAYIDVNNVGDGIPIAIKDNIQVKDWSITSGSNILQGYIAPYNATVIEKMIQAGLSPFGRTNMDEFAMGSTTETSFYGKTLNPINKEHVPGGSSGGSAAAVGAGLAIAALGSDTGGSIRQPAAYCGIVGMKPTYGRVSRYGLGAYASSLDQIGPMTQNVEDAAILYDIISGSDEKDSTNAMKDDKVCENLNAQRKLTIAVLPKYLEKASDDVKEAYAKAIEALKSQGHTIIEREMMDAKFDISAYYITATAEATTNLARYDGIRYGNRVEGKNLEDTFIQTRSNGFGDEVKRRILLGNFVLSSGYYEAYYVKAQKTRHIIKDAYAKIFEDVDLILSPIAPGVAPKFGELATPMDMYLSDIYSISVNLAGLPALSLPISKNADGMPVGLQLIAAPYNEQTLFDGSLSLEKAINS, from the coding sequence GTGATTACATTAAAAGAAGCACTACAACTAAGTAAAGAAGAGTTAAACAAATTTAAAGATGAACTAAAAGCTAAAATAGAAGCTAATCCCGACCTTAATGCATATATTGATGTAAATAATGTAGGTGATGGTATTCCAATCGCTATAAAAGATAATATACAAGTTAAAGATTGGTCAATTACGTCTGGATCAAATATACTCCAAGGCTATATCGCTCCATATAATGCAACTGTAATTGAAAAAATGATTCAAGCAGGCCTAAGCCCTTTTGGTAGAACAAATATGGATGAGTTCGCTATGGGCTCAACTACTGAGACTAGTTTTTATGGTAAAACACTAAACCCTATAAATAAAGAGCATGTACCTGGTGGAAGTTCTGGAGGAAGTGCGGCTGCAGTTGGTGCTGGACTTGCCATTGCTGCACTTGGAAGCGATACGGGAGGATCTATCCGTCAGCCTGCTGCTTATTGTGGAATAGTTGGGATGAAACCAACTTATGGAAGAGTATCGCGTTACGGACTTGGTGCCTATGCATCATCACTAGATCAGATTGGCCCAATGACTCAAAATGTTGAAGATGCTGCAATTTTATATGACATCATTAGCGGTAGTGATGAAAAAGACTCTACAAATGCAATGAAAGACGATAAGGTTTGTGAAAATCTAAATGCACAGAGGAAACTTACTATCGCCGTACTTCCAAAGTATCTCGAAAAAGCTTCCGATGATGTTAAAGAGGCATATGCTAAAGCAATAGAAGCTCTCAAATCTCAGGGTCATACCATAATAGAACGCGAGATGATGGATGCTAAGTTTGATATCTCAGCTTACTATATCACTGCGACGGCTGAAGCTACAACTAACCTTGCTCGTTATGATGGTATCCGCTATGGTAACCGTGTTGAAGGAAAAAATCTTGAAGATACTTTCATACAAACACGAAGTAATGGTTTTGGGGATGAAGTTAAACGCCGTATTTTATTAGGTAACTTTGTATTAAGTAGTGGTTACTACGAAGCTTACTATGTAAAAGCACAAAAAACAAGACACATCATCAAAGATGCTTATGCGAAAATATTTGAAGATGTAGACTTAATTCTCTCACCTATTGCACCAGGTGTTGCACCAAAATTTGGCGAACTAGCGACACCAATGGATATGTATTTAAGTGACATTTATTCAATTTCAGTGAATCTTGCCGGTCTCCCTGCCCTTTCACTTCCAATAAGTAAAAATGCAGATGGAATGCCTGTTGGATTGCAACTCATCGCTGCACCATATAATGAACAAACGCTTTTTGATGGCTCACTCAGTTTAGAAAAAGCAATCAACTCTTAA
- a CDS encoding aldo/keto reductase has product MEYRYIGKTGLRVTPICLGTMSFGSWSDENESFRIMDKAVDRGVNFFDTAELYPVPPKSEYSGETESIIGRWLKGKNRENLIIASKVAGAANGWFVPPIRNGMTAIDKFHIKRAIEGSLKRLGTDYIDLYQMHWPDTVIPIEESLLAFDELVKEGKVRYLGTSNDSAYGLTKANETSKNLGISRFESIQNNFSLNNPRFLDELAHVCKQEKISLLPYSPIGGGVLSGKYNAKFYPENARFSEYLKNSNPRIRAQGTRFVNDKSLKSTSKYMEIASQLNISPVTLAVAYSKQFDFVASTIIGARTPEQLDNSFAAFDIKLSEEVMAEIKTIQEEIMYPMG; this is encoded by the coding sequence ATGGAATATCGATATATTGGAAAAACAGGACTTCGAGTTACGCCTATATGTTTGGGAACTATGAGTTTTGGATCATGGAGTGATGAGAATGAATCTTTTCGTATAATGGATAAAGCAGTCGATAGAGGAGTAAACTTTTTTGACACAGCCGAACTCTATCCAGTTCCTCCTAAATCTGAATACTCTGGAGAAACTGAGAGTATAATAGGACGATGGTTAAAAGGAAAAAATAGAGAAAACCTCATCATCGCTTCAAAAGTTGCAGGAGCGGCAAATGGATGGTTTGTCCCACCGATAAGAAATGGAATGACAGCAATAGATAAGTTCCATATTAAAAGAGCGATAGAAGGGAGTTTAAAGAGATTAGGAACTGATTATATTGACCTTTATCAAATGCATTGGCCAGACACCGTTATACCTATAGAAGAGTCTTTATTGGCGTTTGATGAGTTAGTAAAAGAGGGAAAGGTCAGGTATCTTGGAACTTCAAATGATAGCGCTTATGGACTCACAAAAGCAAATGAGACTTCTAAAAATCTAGGTATCAGTAGATTTGAATCTATACAAAATAACTTCTCTTTAAATAACCCGCGTTTTCTTGATGAGTTAGCTCATGTTTGCAAACAAGAAAAGATTTCACTTTTGCCATATTCGCCTATTGGTGGAGGTGTGCTGAGTGGGAAGTACAACGCTAAGTTTTATCCTGAGAATGCAAGATTTTCAGAATATCTAAAAAATTCTAATCCACGAATAAGAGCTCAAGGAACACGGTTTGTCAATGATAAGTCCCTTAAAAGTACATCAAAATACATGGAAATTGCCTCACAATTAAATATTTCACCTGTTACTTTAGCTGTAGCGTACTCTAAACAATTTGACTTTGTTGCATCAACTATAATTGGAGCAAGAACGCCAGAGCAACTAGACAACTCTTTTGCTGCGTTTGACATTAAGCTTAGTGAAGAGGTTATGGCAGAGATAAAAACGATTCAAGAAGAGATTATGTACCCTATGGGCTAG
- the guaB gene encoding IMP dehydrogenase yields MRIRKRALTFEDVLLVPQYSEVLPKEVSLESKLTRNITLKIPMVSAAMDTVTEYRAAIAMARLGGIGIIHKNMDIKAQCKQITKVKKSESGIIIDPIFVHPDATLAEADALMGEYKISGVPVIDEHNKLLGILTNRDMRFEKDMKKLASETMTKMPLVTATKGISLDDAADIMHQHKIEKLPIIDEDGYLKGLVTIKDIKKRIEYPNSNKDAFGRLVVGAAIGVGQFDRAKALVDAGVDVLVLDSAHGHSKGILDTVRKIKETMEVDVIAGNIATAEAVEALIEAGADAVKVGIGPGSICTTRIVAGVGVPQISAIDECAQAARKHGVPVIADGGIKYSGDISKALAVGASCIMAGSLLAGTEESPGETIMFQGRQYKSYRGMGSIGAMQKGSNDRYFQEGTAADKLVPEGIEGRVPFRGSIAGIVHQMMGGLRASMGYCGSETIEMFWDKAEFVEITSAGLKESHVHDVIITQEAPNYHV; encoded by the coding sequence ATGAGAATTCGTAAAAGAGCACTAACGTTTGAAGACGTACTATTAGTCCCACAGTATTCTGAAGTATTACCAAAAGAGGTATCTTTAGAGAGTAAATTAACTCGTAACATTACTCTTAAAATTCCAATGGTTTCTGCAGCAATGGATACTGTTACAGAGTACCGTGCTGCAATAGCGATGGCAAGACTTGGTGGTATTGGTATTATCCATAAAAACATGGATATTAAAGCACAATGTAAACAAATTACAAAAGTGAAAAAAAGTGAAAGTGGCATTATTATTGATCCTATTTTTGTTCACCCTGATGCTACACTAGCAGAAGCAGATGCACTTATGGGTGAGTACAAGATATCAGGTGTACCAGTTATTGATGAACACAATAAACTTCTTGGTATTCTTACAAATCGTGATATGCGTTTTGAAAAAGATATGAAGAAGCTTGCATCTGAAACTATGACAAAAATGCCTCTTGTAACTGCAACAAAAGGAATATCTCTGGATGATGCTGCAGATATTATGCATCAACATAAGATAGAAAAACTTCCTATCATTGATGAAGATGGTTATTTAAAAGGTTTAGTGACTATTAAAGATATTAAAAAACGCATAGAATATCCAAACTCAAATAAAGATGCATTTGGTCGTCTTGTCGTTGGTGCTGCTATTGGTGTTGGTCAATTTGACCGTGCAAAAGCTCTTGTGGATGCTGGTGTAGATGTTTTAGTTCTTGACTCTGCACATGGACATTCCAAAGGTATTCTTGATACTGTAAGAAAAATAAAAGAGACTATGGAAGTAGATGTTATCGCTGGTAATATTGCCACAGCTGAAGCTGTTGAGGCACTTATCGAAGCTGGGGCAGACGCTGTAAAAGTTGGTATAGGACCTGGTAGTATATGTACTACTCGTATCGTAGCAGGTGTTGGTGTACCACAAATCTCTGCAATCGATGAGTGTGCACAGGCTGCTCGTAAACATGGCGTTCCCGTTATTGCTGATGGTGGTATAAAATACTCAGGAGACATCTCTAAAGCTCTAGCTGTTGGTGCTTCTTGTATTATGGCTGGTTCACTTCTTGCAGGTACTGAAGAGTCTCCAGGCGAAACAATTATGTTTCAAGGGCGCCAATATAAATCATACCGTGGTATGGGATCTATTGGAGCAATGCAAAAAGGTTCAAATGATAGATACTTTCAAGAGGGGACGGCTGCTGATAAGTTAGTTCCTGAAGGAATTGAAGGTCGTGTTCCATTTCGTGGGAGCATCGCTGGAATCGTTCATCAAATGATGGGTGGACTACGTGCGTCTATGGGTTACTGTGGAAGTGAAACTATTGAGATGTTTTGGGACAAAGCAGAATTTGTTGAGATTACATCTGCTGGACTTAAAGAGTCTCATGTTCATGACGTTATCATTACTCAAGAAGCTCCTAACTATCATGTATAA